In a genomic window of Roseiflexus castenholzii DSM 13941:
- a CDS encoding phosphoadenylyl-sulfate reductase, whose translation MENDFERMSSWSPEELQRLNEQFETQPPEALLTWAAHMFCPRVALTCSFSGPSGMVLLDMVARLNLDIPVVFLDTDLLFPETYELVAIAERRYGIPIRRRRPVLSVEEQDRQEGPQLYARDPDRCCQVRKVAPLAETLRTYDAWISGIRRDQSDTRATIDLLEWNTRYNLVKISPLAFWTDRQVWAYIHHHQVPYNPLLDRGYPSIGCLPCTRPADASDPRAGRWVGFAKTECGLHTP comes from the coding sequence ATGGAGAACGACTTCGAACGCATGTCGTCGTGGTCGCCGGAAGAACTGCAACGATTGAACGAACAATTCGAGACCCAACCGCCCGAAGCGTTGCTGACCTGGGCAGCGCACATGTTTTGCCCCCGCGTCGCATTAACGTGCAGTTTCAGCGGTCCGTCGGGGATGGTGCTGCTCGACATGGTCGCCCGCTTGAACCTGGACATTCCGGTTGTTTTTCTGGACACCGATCTTCTCTTTCCCGAAACCTACGAACTGGTCGCTATCGCCGAGCGTCGCTACGGCATCCCGATCCGCCGGCGTCGCCCTGTTCTGTCGGTCGAAGAGCAGGATCGCCAGGAAGGACCACAGCTCTATGCGCGTGATCCGGATCGTTGCTGCCAGGTGCGCAAAGTGGCGCCGCTCGCTGAGACATTGCGCACCTATGACGCCTGGATCAGCGGAATCCGTCGCGATCAGTCGGACACACGCGCAACCATCGACCTCCTGGAATGGAACACGCGCTATAACCTGGTGAAGATCAGCCCTCTCGCCTTCTGGACCGACCGGCAGGTCTGGGCATATATCCATCATCATCAGGTGCCGTATAATCCGCTGCTCGACCGGGGGTATCCGAGCATCGGGTGTCTCCCCTGCACCCGTCCCGCCGATGCGAGCGATCCGCGCGCCGGGCGCTGGGTCGGGTTTGCCAAGACCGAATGCGGCCTGCACACGCCATGA
- a CDS encoding sigma factor codes for MDISPDALIFQVSLFEKDESMLVEAAKQDRAAFGVLYYRYASRVYKYLRTRLDNDDDAADLTQQVFYRLSQRSQNTKIAESLFLHDCFVLPLMLSLMLDVASTQR; via the coding sequence ATGGATATCAGTCCAGACGCGCTCATTTTTCAAGTTTCACTATTCGAGAAAGATGAATCAATGCTCGTTGAAGCAGCGAAACAAGACCGGGCTGCTTTTGGTGTATTGTACTATCGCTATGCCTCTCGTGTCTATAAGTACTTACGAACGCGCCTCGACAATGATGATGACGCAGCCGATCTTACACAACAGGTTTTTTACAGGCTTTCACAGCGCTCCCAAAATACAAAAATTGCGGAGTCCCTTTTTCTGCATGATTGTTTCGTATTGCCGCTAATGCTGTCACTGATGTTAGACGTCGCAAGCACTCAACGATAG
- the ileS gene encoding isoleucine--tRNA ligase yields MAFQPVDTRVNFPRLEEQILDLWQRKQIVERSLESGDKPFVFYEGPPTANGRPGIHHAISRIFKDVICRYRAMQGYKIIGRREGWDTHGLPVEIEVEKKLGFSGKPDIEKYGVAEFNAQCRQSVWEYIQDWRQFTRRIAYWVSEDAYITYENDYIESLWWIFRQLWDRGLLFRDYKVSMHCPRCGTSLSDHEVSLGFKDDVDDPSVWVKFRVRETSHEALRGASFVAWTTTPWTLPANVALAVKPDAAYVVVSHDGERFVLAEALLHSVLGDGVTVERTFQGADLVGTRYENLFDGVPAPGDTVDWSRAYTVVADDFVSLEDGTGIVHIAPAYGDLEIGRKYGLPTLFSVDLAGNVLPEFASLGFAGKFFKQADPDITRNLKARGLLLRSGRVKHSYPFCWRCDTPLLYYAKRSWYIRTTAMKDRLVANNLLIHWVPEHIRDGRFGNWLENNIDWAVSRERYWGTPIPIWMAEDGYAECIGSLAELEQKVGRTLKDLELHRPYVDEITWVDPQHGLMRRIPDVADCWFDSGAMPIAQWHYPMENTEIYELAKQADYICEAVDQTRGWFYTLHAISTLLFDRPAFKNVICLGHILDAEGQKMSKSRGNVVDPWTVMNEHGADALRWYLFTAAPPGSPRRFSAGLVAESLRKFLLTLWNTYAFFATYANLDGWTPTKDGVDQHLDPATLVPIDRWALARLNSLVRTVTDAFEAYDVTTAARAIEDFVDELSNWYVRRNRRRFWKSEHDRDKQAAYATLYTCLLTVAKLAAPFVPFVAEAIYRNLVGLEGHEGQTDTPESVHLVAWPQVNEALLEERLVADTEVLLKAVSVGRAARRAAGIKVRQPLRELWVRALTPTALEGLRRFEAELRDELNVKAVRYLDSTATLVEYRLKPNLRLVGRKYGKLVPAITAALRDLTGDAARAAAQAVEAGETITLTLEGQAIDLLPEEVLVESSSPEGYAVAEDGGVLVALDTTLTPELTMEGLARELVRNIQDARKDAGFAISDRIIVFLGGADGDAAVEAMLRAWGDYVREETLADDLRLCAPPDHVHTTSLELDEGRTLTIGVSRGGTETRPHGYV; encoded by the coding sequence ATGGCGTTTCAGCCTGTCGATACCAGGGTCAACTTTCCGCGACTCGAGGAACAGATTCTCGATCTGTGGCAGCGCAAGCAGATTGTCGAGCGCAGTCTGGAATCTGGCGATAAGCCGTTCGTCTTCTACGAAGGACCGCCGACGGCGAATGGTCGTCCCGGCATCCACCATGCCATCTCACGCATCTTCAAAGATGTCATCTGCCGCTACCGCGCTATGCAGGGTTACAAGATCATCGGGCGACGCGAAGGGTGGGACACCCACGGTCTGCCGGTGGAGATCGAGGTCGAAAAGAAACTCGGCTTCAGCGGCAAGCCCGACATCGAAAAATATGGTGTAGCGGAGTTCAATGCGCAGTGCCGCCAGAGCGTCTGGGAATATATTCAGGACTGGCGCCAGTTCACGCGCCGCATTGCCTACTGGGTGAGCGAAGACGCCTATATCACCTACGAAAATGATTACATCGAGTCGCTCTGGTGGATCTTCCGTCAGTTATGGGATCGCGGCTTGCTCTTCCGCGATTACAAGGTCTCGATGCACTGCCCGCGCTGCGGCACATCTCTCTCGGATCATGAAGTATCGCTCGGCTTCAAGGACGATGTAGACGATCCGAGTGTGTGGGTGAAGTTCCGCGTGCGCGAGACGAGCCACGAAGCGTTGCGTGGAGCATCGTTCGTGGCGTGGACGACGACCCCCTGGACGCTTCCCGCAAATGTGGCGCTTGCTGTTAAGCCCGACGCCGCGTATGTCGTCGTATCACACGACGGCGAACGGTTCGTGCTGGCGGAGGCGCTGCTCCACAGCGTTCTTGGCGACGGCGTGACCGTTGAGCGCACGTTCCAGGGCGCCGATCTGGTCGGCACGCGCTACGAGAACCTGTTCGACGGCGTTCCCGCGCCCGGTGACACGGTGGATTGGTCTCGCGCCTATACGGTCGTTGCCGATGATTTCGTGTCGCTGGAGGATGGCACCGGCATCGTACACATCGCGCCGGCCTATGGCGACCTCGAGATCGGCAGGAAGTACGGCTTGCCGACCCTCTTTTCGGTCGATCTGGCAGGCAATGTGCTGCCAGAGTTTGCCTCGCTCGGCTTTGCCGGCAAGTTCTTCAAACAGGCGGACCCCGACATCACGCGCAACCTGAAGGCGCGCGGCTTGCTGCTGAGGAGCGGGCGTGTCAAGCACTCGTACCCCTTCTGCTGGCGCTGTGATACGCCGCTGCTCTACTATGCCAAACGCTCGTGGTACATCCGCACAACCGCGATGAAAGATCGCCTGGTGGCGAACAACCTGCTGATCCACTGGGTGCCAGAGCACATCCGCGATGGGCGATTCGGCAACTGGCTGGAAAACAATATCGACTGGGCTGTGAGCCGTGAGCGTTACTGGGGCACACCCATCCCGATCTGGATGGCAGAAGACGGCTACGCCGAATGCATCGGCTCGCTGGCGGAACTGGAGCAGAAAGTCGGGCGCACCCTGAAGGACCTGGAACTGCATCGTCCCTATGTTGATGAGATTACCTGGGTCGATCCGCAGCACGGGTTGATGCGCCGCATCCCCGACGTTGCCGACTGCTGGTTCGACTCTGGCGCCATGCCCATTGCGCAGTGGCACTATCCGATGGAGAACACCGAGATTTACGAATTGGCGAAGCAAGCGGATTACATTTGCGAAGCGGTTGATCAGACACGCGGCTGGTTCTACACGCTGCACGCCATCTCCACGCTGCTCTTCGACCGTCCGGCATTCAAGAATGTCATCTGCCTGGGGCACATTCTCGACGCCGAGGGTCAGAAGATGAGCAAGTCGCGCGGCAATGTCGTCGATCCCTGGACGGTGATGAACGAGCACGGCGCCGATGCGCTGCGCTGGTATCTGTTCACTGCCGCGCCTCCCGGCAGCCCGCGCCGCTTCTCGGCAGGGCTGGTCGCCGAAAGTTTGCGCAAGTTCCTGCTGACGCTGTGGAACACGTACGCATTCTTCGCCACCTATGCCAATCTCGATGGCTGGACGCCAACGAAGGACGGCGTTGATCAGCATCTCGATCCGGCGACCCTCGTTCCCATCGACCGGTGGGCGCTGGCGCGGTTGAACAGCCTGGTGCGCACCGTGACCGATGCTTTCGAGGCGTATGATGTTACAACGGCAGCACGCGCCATCGAGGATTTTGTCGATGAACTGTCGAACTGGTATGTGCGACGCAACCGGCGGCGCTTCTGGAAGAGCGAGCACGACCGCGACAAGCAGGCGGCATATGCGACGCTCTACACCTGTCTGCTCACGGTGGCAAAACTGGCAGCGCCCTTCGTGCCGTTCGTCGCCGAGGCGATCTACCGCAACCTGGTGGGGCTGGAAGGGCACGAGGGGCAGACCGATACACCGGAGAGCGTTCATCTTGTCGCGTGGCCACAGGTCAACGAAGCATTGCTCGAAGAGCGCCTGGTGGCAGATACAGAAGTGTTGCTGAAAGCCGTTTCAGTCGGGCGCGCGGCGCGACGCGCGGCAGGCATCAAGGTCCGCCAACCACTGCGCGAGTTGTGGGTGCGCGCGCTAACCCCGACCGCCCTCGAAGGTCTGCGGCGCTTCGAGGCGGAACTGCGCGACGAACTCAACGTCAAAGCGGTACGCTACCTCGACAGCACTGCCACGCTGGTCGAGTACCGCCTCAAGCCCAACCTGCGGTTGGTTGGTCGCAAATATGGAAAACTGGTGCCTGCCATCACCGCAGCACTCCGCGATCTGACCGGTGATGCGGCACGCGCGGCGGCGCAGGCAGTCGAAGCCGGAGAAACCATTACACTCACGCTCGAAGGGCAGGCGATTGACTTGCTGCCAGAAGAAGTGCTGGTTGAGAGCAGTTCGCCAGAAGGGTACGCGGTAGCGGAAGATGGCGGCGTCCTTGTGGCGCTCGACACAACCCTGACGCCGGAGTTGACGATGGAGGGGCTGGCGCGCGAATTGGTGCGCAACATCCAGGATGCGCGCAAAGACGCCGGGTTTGCCATTAGCGATCGGATCATCGTCTTCCTTGGCGGCGCCGACGGTGATGCCGCAGTGGAAGCGATGCTGCGCGCCTGGGGCGACTATGTGCGCGAAGAGACGCTGGCGGACGACCTGCGGCTCTGCGCGCCGCCGGATCACGTCCACACTACCTCGCTCGAACTCGATGAAGGGCGCACGCTCACCATCGGCGTGAGCAGGGGCGGAACTGAGACCCGGCCGCATGGGTACGTCTGA
- a CDS encoding metallophosphoesterase, producing the protein MRGMLWSISDLHLSFARPKPMDIFGSRWKNHPDRIAAAWRARVKPDDIVLLAGDTSWAMKLQDALVDLEWIAALPGRKIISRGNHDYWWSSERTNRVRRSMPPGIDILEASAIDLGDVVVCATRGWNAPETPGFQESADRPYYERELARLDRALAEAQRLAEGKRPIVVMIHFPPFAARRPTEFARRIAAAKASACVYGHLHRPEDWATATQGVVDGVYYQLTSCDYLGFGPVAVRGVRAAEG; encoded by the coding sequence ATGCGCGGCATGTTGTGGAGCATCTCAGACCTGCACCTCTCCTTTGCCCGGCCCAAGCCGATGGATATTTTCGGCAGTCGCTGGAAGAACCACCCGGATCGTATCGCTGCCGCCTGGCGCGCGCGCGTCAAACCCGACGACATCGTACTACTGGCGGGCGACACCTCGTGGGCAATGAAATTGCAGGATGCACTCGTCGATCTGGAATGGATCGCGGCGCTGCCGGGGCGAAAGATCATCTCTCGCGGCAACCACGATTACTGGTGGAGTTCCGAACGAACCAACCGCGTGCGTCGATCAATGCCGCCGGGCATCGACATTCTCGAAGCAAGCGCCATCGACCTCGGTGATGTGGTCGTCTGCGCCACGCGCGGTTGGAATGCGCCGGAAACCCCCGGCTTCCAGGAGTCGGCGGATCGACCATACTACGAACGTGAACTGGCGCGCCTCGACCGGGCGCTGGCGGAGGCGCAACGCCTTGCGGAAGGCAAACGTCCGATCGTGGTCATGATCCACTTCCCACCGTTTGCGGCACGCCGTCCGACTGAATTTGCGCGTCGGATCGCCGCCGCAAAAGCATCCGCCTGTGTCTACGGGCACCTGCACCGTCCCGAAGATTGGGCGACCGCGACGCAAGGGGTGGTCGATGGCGTGTACTATCAGTTGACCTCGTGCGACTATCTGGGGTTTGGACCGGTGGCGGTGCGTGGGGTGCGCGCCGCCGAGGGATAG
- a CDS encoding DUF5131 family protein → MAEHSHIEWTEATWNPVTGCSKVSSGCKHCYAERLALRLQAMGSVRYRDGFAIRLHPAVLDLPKRWRQPRMIFVNSMSDLFHDDVPEEFIQRVFAVMHECPHHTFQILTKRSARLREMAPRLDWTPNIWMGVSVENQRVQHRIHDLQTVPAHVRFLSCEPLLGPLNDLPLDGIHWVIVGGESGPGARPMRKEWVLSILDQCRRAQTPFFFKQWGGVRKDRTGRELEGRTYNEMPLQK, encoded by the coding sequence ATGGCTGAACACTCCCACATCGAGTGGACCGAAGCGACATGGAATCCGGTGACCGGCTGCTCAAAGGTCAGCAGCGGGTGCAAACACTGCTACGCCGAGCGCCTTGCGTTGCGGCTTCAGGCCATGGGCAGCGTCCGCTACCGCGACGGCTTCGCCATCCGGCTGCATCCCGCCGTGCTCGACCTGCCGAAGCGCTGGCGGCAGCCGCGGATGATCTTCGTCAACTCGATGAGCGATCTGTTTCACGACGATGTACCGGAGGAGTTCATCCAGCGCGTGTTTGCCGTGATGCACGAGTGCCCCCACCATACGTTTCAGATCCTGACCAAACGCAGTGCACGCCTGCGCGAGATGGCGCCGCGTCTCGACTGGACGCCGAATATTTGGATGGGAGTCAGCGTTGAGAATCAGCGCGTGCAGCACCGGATTCACGATCTCCAAACCGTCCCGGCGCATGTGCGTTTCCTGTCGTGCGAGCCGCTGTTGGGTCCGCTCAACGATTTGCCGCTCGACGGCATTCACTGGGTGATCGTTGGCGGCGAGTCTGGTCCGGGCGCGCGCCCGATGCGCAAGGAATGGGTGCTTTCGATCCTGGATCAGTGTCGTCGTGCGCAGACGCCCTTCTTCTTCAAGCAGTGGGGCGGGGTGCGGAAGGACCGGACCGGTCGTGAACTGGAGGGGCGCACCTACAACGAGATGCCGTTACAGAAATAA
- the gyrA gene encoding DNA gyrase subunit A has translation MEIGIVRTRNITEEMRSAYLDYAMSVIVSRALPDARDGLKPVQTRILYGMWDMGIRANQPFKKCARIVGEILGKMHPHGDSAVYDALVRLAQPWNMRYPLVEGQGNFGSVDGDPPAAMRYTEARLTPIAEEMLADIEKNTVDFRDNFDGQYREPVVLPARIPNLLLNGAAGIAVGMATNIPPHNLSEVCDAITHLIDNPDATVEDLVKILPGPDFPTAGMILGTEGIMNAYSTGRGHIIIRAKAHIEEAARGAFHIVVTELPYQVNKARLQERIAELARDRKIEGIRDVRDESDRSGMRLVIILKQDAQPKKVLNALYKHTQMQTTFGVNMLALVEGGRQPRLLTLKRMLQEYIDHRREVIRRRTEFDLDKARARAHILEGLKIALDHLDAVITTIRNSRSRDNARANLMNGFALSEAQANAILEMQLGRLAALERQRIEEEYREVIRLIGELEDILANPRKILHLIKQDLADLKAKYGDARRTRIIPEANGEVSDDDLIPDVKVLITLTDRGYVKRQSPDVYRTQRRGGRGIRGATTREQDVVRHILAANTMDDLLFFTDRGKVYQIKAHELPDASRTAKGLPLVNLIALEPGEQVTSVLAVPDFEKAEYLIMATVRGKIKRTSIREYSQVRSNGLIAIGLEEGDELGWVAMTQGHEDVLLTTARGQTIRFRQEEVRPMGRPATGVIGIALAEGDRVVSMDLAQENAALLVVTAHGYGKRTDLGEYPLKGRATGGVITIRLRPGDEVAVAHVVRENSLLTIITESGMVMRTEASGISMFGRNTQGVTIVNLTSNDRVAALCVEAPDENEERSERVLIDPTQG, from the coding sequence ATGGAAATCGGGATCGTCCGAACGCGCAACATTACCGAAGAAATGCGCAGCGCCTACCTCGATTACGCAATGAGCGTCATCGTCTCGCGTGCGCTTCCCGATGCCCGTGACGGATTGAAACCGGTGCAGACGCGCATTCTGTATGGGATGTGGGATATGGGCATCCGGGCGAATCAGCCCTTCAAGAAATGCGCCCGTATTGTTGGCGAAATCCTGGGCAAAATGCATCCCCACGGCGATAGCGCTGTCTATGATGCGCTGGTGCGCCTGGCGCAACCCTGGAATATGCGCTACCCGCTTGTCGAAGGGCAGGGCAACTTCGGCAGCGTCGATGGCGACCCGCCGGCGGCGATGCGCTACACCGAAGCACGCCTCACGCCGATCGCCGAAGAAATGCTCGCCGACATCGAAAAGAACACCGTTGATTTTCGCGACAACTTCGACGGTCAGTACCGCGAGCCGGTTGTATTGCCGGCGCGCATCCCCAACCTGCTGCTCAACGGCGCGGCTGGCATCGCCGTCGGTATGGCAACGAACATCCCGCCCCACAATTTGAGCGAGGTCTGTGATGCGATCACCCACCTGATCGATAACCCCGACGCCACGGTTGAAGATCTGGTGAAAATTTTGCCCGGTCCCGATTTTCCAACTGCTGGCATGATCCTCGGTACGGAAGGGATCATGAACGCCTATAGCACCGGGCGCGGTCACATCATTATTCGGGCAAAAGCGCACATTGAAGAAGCGGCGCGTGGCGCATTCCATATTGTCGTAACCGAACTTCCCTACCAGGTCAACAAGGCCCGCCTGCAAGAGCGTATCGCTGAACTGGCGCGCGACCGCAAGATCGAGGGTATCCGCGACGTGCGCGACGAGTCCGACCGCAGCGGGATGCGACTGGTCATTATTTTGAAGCAGGACGCGCAACCGAAGAAGGTGCTGAATGCGCTCTATAAGCACACGCAAATGCAGACGACGTTTGGTGTTAATATGCTGGCGCTCGTCGAGGGTGGGCGACAGCCGCGGCTGCTGACGCTTAAGCGCATGCTTCAGGAGTACATCGACCATCGCCGCGAGGTCATCCGCCGCCGTACTGAATTCGACCTCGACAAGGCGCGGGCGCGCGCCCATATCCTCGAAGGTCTCAAGATTGCGCTCGACCATCTCGATGCAGTGATTACGACCATTCGCAATTCACGCTCACGCGACAATGCGCGCGCGAACTTGATGAACGGGTTTGCCCTCAGTGAAGCGCAGGCGAACGCGATCCTGGAGATGCAACTGGGTCGGCTTGCGGCGCTCGAACGTCAGCGCATCGAGGAGGAGTACCGCGAGGTCATTCGACTGATCGGCGAACTCGAGGATATTCTGGCGAACCCGCGTAAGATTCTGCACCTGATCAAACAGGACCTTGCCGATCTGAAGGCGAAGTATGGCGATGCGCGCCGTACCCGCATCATCCCTGAAGCCAATGGTGAGGTGAGTGACGACGATCTGATCCCGGATGTCAAAGTGCTGATCACCCTCACCGACCGCGGCTATGTCAAACGCCAGTCGCCCGATGTCTACCGAACGCAGCGGCGCGGCGGACGCGGCATCCGCGGCGCCACGACCCGCGAACAGGACGTGGTGCGCCATATTCTCGCCGCCAACACTATGGACGACCTCCTCTTCTTCACCGACCGCGGCAAGGTCTATCAGATCAAGGCGCACGAACTGCCTGATGCCAGCCGCACTGCCAAAGGTTTGCCGCTCGTCAACCTGATTGCGCTCGAACCCGGCGAACAGGTCACATCAGTGCTGGCAGTGCCCGACTTCGAGAAGGCGGAATACCTGATTATGGCAACAGTGCGCGGCAAGATTAAGCGCACATCGATCAGGGAGTACAGTCAGGTGCGTTCCAATGGGTTGATCGCCATCGGACTCGAAGAGGGCGATGAACTCGGCTGGGTTGCGATGACCCAGGGGCACGAGGATGTGTTGCTCACCACCGCGCGCGGGCAGACGATCCGCTTCCGCCAGGAGGAGGTGCGCCCGATGGGACGACCGGCAACCGGTGTGATCGGTATTGCGCTCGCCGAGGGGGATCGGGTGGTCTCGATGGACCTGGCGCAGGAGAACGCGGCGTTGCTGGTGGTGACGGCGCATGGGTATGGCAAGCGCACCGATCTGGGAGAATACCCGCTCAAAGGGCGCGCCACCGGCGGTGTTATCACGATCCGACTCCGCCCCGGCGACGAGGTTGCCGTTGCGCATGTGGTGCGCGAGAACTCGCTCCTGACCATCATCACCGAGAGTGGCATGGTGATGCGCACCGAAGCCAGCGGCATTTCGATGTTCGGGCGCAATACCCAGGGTGTGACCATTGTCAACCTGACATCGAACGACCGCGTGGCAGCGCTGTGCGTCGAAGCGCCGGACGAGAACGAGGAGCGGAGCGAGCGCGTGCTGATCGACCCGACCCAGGGGTGA
- a CDS encoding three-Cys-motif partner protein TcmP, giving the protein MTTHTFGGDWTDDKLERLRKYLAAYTTIFNKNERARKLKTIYVDAFAGTGYRDRKTQPNDQLPLFPELEQPEAAAFLDGSARIALGVEPPFKQYLLIERDSKREQALQQLKRDFPDKQIKIVKEDANNYLTQWCAEQDWRYSRAVVFLDPYGMQVSWGLIEALARTKAIDLWFLFPLGVAVNRLLTRKAPPTGAWADALTRILGTDAWKSAFYVQKNQLTLFGEEESCEKEADFERIGRFFVERLKTVFYGVAENPLPLRNSRHNPLYLLCFASGNPKGSQTAIKIAQHILST; this is encoded by the coding sequence ATGACCACTCATACCTTTGGCGGTGACTGGACAGACGATAAGTTAGAGCGATTGCGGAAGTACCTGGCGGCATACACAACGATTTTTAATAAGAATGAGCGCGCACGAAAACTGAAAACCATTTATGTGGATGCCTTTGCCGGAACAGGGTACCGCGACCGGAAGACGCAACCGAATGATCAATTGCCCCTCTTTCCTGAACTGGAACAACCCGAAGCGGCTGCGTTTCTCGACGGCAGCGCGCGCATTGCGCTCGGAGTCGAGCCGCCGTTTAAGCAATACCTGCTTATCGAACGCGATTCGAAAAGGGAGCAGGCGCTGCAACAACTCAAACGCGATTTTCCTGACAAACAGATCAAGATTGTCAAAGAGGATGCCAATAACTATCTCACGCAGTGGTGTGCTGAGCAAGACTGGCGATATTCTCGCGCCGTGGTTTTCCTTGATCCTTATGGCATGCAGGTATCCTGGGGTTTGATCGAGGCATTGGCTCGAACTAAAGCAATAGATCTATGGTTTCTGTTTCCCCTGGGTGTAGCGGTCAATCGTCTGCTGACGAGAAAAGCGCCGCCAACCGGCGCGTGGGCTGATGCTTTGACCAGAATTCTCGGTACGGATGCTTGGAAGAGCGCGTTTTATGTTCAAAAGAACCAGCTCACGCTCTTTGGCGAGGAAGAGTCCTGTGAGAAAGAGGCTGATTTTGAACGGATCGGGCGTTTCTTCGTCGAACGACTGAAAACGGTTTTCTACGGAGTGGCAGAAAATCCCTTGCCCCTGCGCAATTCTCGTCATAATCCACTCTATTTGCTCTGTTTTGCGTCGGGCAATCCAAAGGGGTCACAGACAGCTATCAAGATCGCCCAACATATCCTGAGCACGTGA
- a CDS encoding adenine phosphoribosyltransferase, which produces MTINLTDLIRNVPDFPVPGIQFKDITPLLQHGAAFKQVIDTLAARYEGRSLDAVVGVESRGFIFSAPLAYRLGIGLVPIRKPGKLPWETFAVEYDLEYGSNKLEMHRDALDPGARVVVIDDVLATGGTVAAACQLVETAGAVVEEVACLIELTLLKGRERLANYSFFSMLQY; this is translated from the coding sequence ATGACTATTAACCTGACTGATTTGATCCGCAATGTTCCAGATTTCCCTGTTCCCGGCATTCAGTTCAAAGATATAACTCCGCTGTTGCAGCATGGCGCCGCCTTCAAACAGGTGATCGACACGCTTGCTGCGCGCTATGAAGGGCGATCACTCGATGCGGTCGTCGGAGTCGAATCGCGCGGGTTCATCTTTAGCGCACCGCTTGCCTACCGTCTTGGCATCGGATTGGTGCCGATCCGCAAGCCGGGTAAACTGCCATGGGAGACATTTGCGGTCGAGTATGATCTGGAATATGGCTCGAACAAACTCGAGATGCACCGCGATGCTCTGGACCCCGGTGCGCGCGTCGTCGTCATTGATGATGTGCTCGCCACCGGTGGAACAGTTGCTGCGGCATGCCAGCTGGTCGAAACAGCCGGCGCGGTCGTTGAAGAGGTCGCGTGCCTGATCGAACTGACCCTTCTTAAGGGGCGTGAACGCCTGGCAAACTATTCTTTCTTTTCGATGCTACAGTACTGA
- the panC gene encoding pantoate--beta-alanine ligase has protein sequence MRVIATIGEFRAARAAMHGAVGLVPTMGYLHEGHLSLVRRARAENDHVIVTIFVNPTQFGPSEDLSRYPRDLPRDLALLEAEKIDVVFAPNVAEMYPPGFGTFVDVGPIAAPLEGAARPGHFRGVATVVCKLFNITTPHRAYFGQKDAQQTLVIRRMTLDLNLPVEIIVCPIVREPDGLAMSSRNVYLNPKERRAATVLFRALQAVQERFRAGERNGDALRAAMRAVIDAEPLAHPDYVSIADLDDLHELDRVTSRALASLAVRIGTTRLIDNCILEA, from the coding sequence TTCCGTGCGGCGCGCGCCGCCATGCATGGCGCCGTGGGTCTTGTACCGACGATGGGGTATCTGCACGAGGGGCATCTCTCACTGGTACGCCGCGCCCGCGCCGAGAACGATCACGTTATCGTAACGATCTTCGTCAATCCGACACAGTTCGGTCCTTCGGAAGACCTGTCACGCTACCCGCGCGACCTGCCGCGCGACCTGGCGCTCCTCGAAGCCGAGAAGATCGATGTCGTCTTTGCGCCGAATGTTGCTGAAATGTATCCCCCAGGGTTTGGTACGTTCGTCGACGTCGGTCCAATCGCGGCGCCGCTGGAAGGTGCAGCGCGTCCCGGTCATTTTCGTGGCGTCGCCACGGTCGTGTGTAAACTGTTCAATATCACGACGCCGCACCGTGCCTACTTCGGGCAGAAAGATGCACAGCAAACGCTTGTGATCCGTCGTATGACCCTCGACCTGAACCTGCCGGTGGAGATTATCGTCTGCCCGATTGTGCGCGAACCGGATGGTCTGGCGATGAGTAGCCGCAACGTCTATCTGAATCCGAAGGAGCGCCGTGCAGCGACGGTGCTGTTTCGTGCGTTGCAGGCGGTCCAGGAGCGCTTTCGCGCCGGTGAACGTAACGGCGATGCGCTCCGCGCAGCCATGCGCGCGGTCATTGACGCTGAGCCGCTGGCGCATCCCGATTATGTCAGTATCGCTGATCTGGACGACCTTCATGAGTTGGATCGCGTGACCTCCCGCGCCCTGGCATCCCTTGCCGTGCGCATCGGAACGACGCGCCTGATCGATAATTGTATTCTCGAGGCGTGA